A single genomic interval of Gemmatimonadota bacterium harbors:
- a CDS encoding RagB/SusD family nutrient uptake outer membrane protein, giving the protein MRIQNKRAGVGRVARHAMMLAVLVVAPACKGILDVPNPQAFGNDALNNSVILKTVTDGSEGLLHQALDDYIVATELLADNMTSTSTWIDWEDIAFGRLRHDWATAGTFSGTQDQLLRARFAAQSAAERVQLVLGTAASSSALRAQVLAVDAIADLLLGMGYCESPLASGTARAPDSEVFKQAVTKFTAAIAAAQAISGDAAARTKWTAVGYAGRARANLLAGNFAAAGSDAAQVPAGFVYSAIYAEGAASTQSWTGNQFNQNRNRSGGLREMYQSRVHVIDSTSSYEAYLRDWSDPTRDDPRMAVMRTANQLGVNNRIPYYGITKYASRSAPIRMFSSVEAILIQAEVAMRASDFTTEANLLNGLRARTGVALPPMAVPASAAAGQAALLNERMAELFVEGHRLQDLDRFNLTGALLGPGRATKLPLSRTEILANPSMKDGGGSCPRIS; this is encoded by the coding sequence ATGAGAATCCAGAACAAACGGGCCGGCGTCGGACGCGTAGCGCGTCATGCGATGATGCTGGCTGTGCTGGTCGTCGCTCCGGCCTGTAAGGGAATCCTAGATGTCCCAAATCCACAGGCGTTCGGCAACGATGCGCTCAATAACTCGGTGATCCTCAAGACCGTCACCGACGGCTCCGAAGGGTTGTTGCACCAGGCGCTTGATGACTACATCGTCGCCACGGAGTTGCTCGCCGATAATATGACGTCCACCTCCACGTGGATCGACTGGGAGGACATTGCGTTCGGACGTCTTCGCCACGACTGGGCGACCGCTGGCACTTTTTCGGGCACACAGGATCAACTCTTGCGCGCGCGCTTCGCCGCGCAGAGCGCAGCCGAACGTGTGCAACTGGTGCTAGGCACCGCGGCAAGCTCGAGTGCGCTTCGCGCACAGGTGCTCGCCGTAGATGCGATCGCCGACTTGCTGCTCGGAATGGGGTATTGCGAATCTCCGCTAGCGTCAGGGACGGCGCGTGCGCCCGACTCCGAAGTCTTCAAGCAGGCGGTCACCAAGTTCACCGCAGCGATCGCGGCGGCGCAGGCCATCAGTGGAGACGCGGCCGCCCGCACCAAATGGACGGCCGTCGGGTACGCCGGTCGCGCGCGCGCCAACTTGCTCGCCGGCAACTTCGCGGCGGCCGGAAGCGATGCGGCTCAAGTGCCAGCTGGATTTGTGTACAGCGCGATCTATGCGGAAGGCGCGGCGTCCACGCAGAGCTGGACTGGCAATCAGTTCAATCAGAACCGCAACCGCTCCGGCGGTCTGCGTGAGATGTATCAATCGCGTGTGCACGTGATCGATTCGACCTCGTCGTACGAGGCCTACCTCCGTGACTGGTCAGACCCCACGCGGGATGACCCGCGCATGGCGGTGATGCGTACGGCGAACCAACTCGGCGTGAATAACCGCATCCCGTACTATGGCATTACCAAGTACGCGAGCCGGTCCGCCCCGATTCGGATGTTCTCGAGTGTTGAGGCCATCCTGATTCAGGCGGAAGTGGCGATGCGTGCCTCGGACTTCACCACCGAAGCCAACCTCCTCAACGGTCTTCGCGCCCGGACCGGCGTTGCGCTCCCGCCGATGGCCGTGCCGGCTTCCGCTGCCGCTGGGCAAGCGGCGCTGCTCAACGAGCGGATGGCCGAACTGTTCGTGGAAGGGCATCGTTTGCAGGATCTCGACCGCTTCAATCTCACGGGCGCTCTCCTGGGCCCTGGGCGTGCGACCAAACTCCCGCTTTCGCGCACGGAAATTCTCGCGAATCCCAGCATGAAAGACGGCGGTGGGAGCTGCCCGAGGATTTCCTGA
- a CDS encoding carboxypeptidase regulatory-like domain-containing protein yields the protein MGVWHHQLIGPVVPVSRRAFVAACGSAGLTALVAACRGGSGDITLPAGKGTVSGQVTDLQGNPQANLGALTLMYGSGHHVGMRATADANGRFSFPALSAGRYQVRFDAPGLAAIPDPFENPVRFTVTAGTDTFVPVKVQRGNYTQNLVEIYIGDGFFQEQPDGKENGEVVVKVGTNICWYNVDEKVHTVTGGPWGDTGDMIESEAYFWTATTPGTFAYRCKYHQPQEQGVLRVLP from the coding sequence ATGGGTGTTTGGCATCACCAGTTGATTGGTCCCGTAGTACCGGTAAGCCGGCGTGCGTTTGTGGCCGCGTGCGGCTCCGCGGGGCTCACGGCGCTCGTAGCCGCGTGTCGTGGTGGGAGTGGCGACATCACCCTGCCGGCCGGCAAAGGCACGGTCAGCGGGCAGGTGACGGACCTGCAAGGCAATCCCCAAGCGAACCTCGGCGCGCTCACCTTGATGTACGGCAGCGGGCACCACGTCGGCATGCGCGCCACGGCAGATGCGAATGGCCGCTTTTCATTCCCCGCGCTCTCTGCGGGGCGGTATCAAGTGCGCTTCGATGCGCCAGGGCTGGCGGCGATCCCGGATCCGTTCGAGAATCCCGTGCGATTCACCGTGACGGCAGGAACGGATACCTTCGTCCCCGTGAAGGTGCAACGAGGGAACTACACGCAAAATCTCGTCGAGATCTATATCGGCGACGGGTTCTTCCAAGAACAACCAGACGGAAAAGAAAACGGCGAAGTGGTCGTGAAAGTCGGCACGAATATTTGCTGGTACAACGTCGACGAGAAGGTACATACCGTCACCGGCGGCCCCTGGGGGGACACCGGCGACATGATCGAATCCGAAGCGTATTTCTGGACAGCAACCACGCCGGGGACGTTTGCATACCGGTGTAAGTACCACCAGCCACAGGAGCAAGGTGTGCTCCGAGTTTTACCGTGA
- a CDS encoding PAS domain-containing protein gives MSRVDISTSRFQMGRVFNHGPDVTRLAVLAALALVVLQAASLWMVRESYWASANQSEIVRQVREIEAWSRVRVDALARYVVSADEGKPAIDSANLGLAAEQDTLAMLAVSVPEIRIRLRELKSAFGAYERHIVSPSLVGQSVVDTDGRYAAAVQHALDEVMHEAELSETHDFERYRAGAILFGLGSLLPIGILLLLMRRLGVLSDKQGEQVLTQQASLERSAGARLEHDHEKSRLESMLSRTAAERDVFRKQSSEHQMQAVRERVLYETAAADSPAAIGLFDARLCCVRANPAFAAYYGVMSADPIGRSVEELLPMIGAELAPALRKKVEAPLFGEAIDPRRGFTVPLEFNGRLHEARCHVLLSEVGELREITVVVVEKHASVAARREGADGRAVGATGAPEPQAAIAMMRAHEAFTVVRGGIEFLEEEPARLAQGL, from the coding sequence GTGAGCCGCGTCGATATCTCCACCTCCAGATTCCAGATGGGCCGTGTGTTCAATCACGGTCCCGATGTGACGCGACTGGCGGTGCTCGCGGCTCTCGCGCTCGTTGTCTTGCAGGCGGCCTCGCTTTGGATGGTACGCGAGAGCTATTGGGCCTCCGCGAATCAATCCGAGATCGTCCGGCAAGTGCGTGAAATCGAAGCGTGGAGTCGCGTGCGCGTCGATGCGCTGGCACGGTACGTCGTGAGTGCAGACGAGGGGAAGCCGGCCATCGACAGTGCGAACCTGGGGCTGGCCGCGGAGCAGGATACACTCGCGATGCTGGCCGTGAGTGTACCGGAAATCCGCATCCGCCTTCGGGAACTGAAGTCCGCGTTCGGAGCCTACGAGCGGCATATTGTATCGCCCTCACTTGTTGGGCAGAGCGTGGTGGATACCGACGGGCGCTATGCCGCGGCGGTTCAGCACGCGCTGGATGAGGTAATGCACGAAGCGGAGCTGTCAGAAACGCACGACTTCGAGCGCTACCGGGCTGGCGCGATCCTGTTTGGCCTCGGGTCGTTGCTCCCGATCGGTATACTGCTCTTGCTCATGCGCCGGCTCGGCGTGCTCTCCGACAAGCAGGGCGAGCAAGTGTTGACGCAGCAAGCGTCGCTTGAACGTTCGGCGGGCGCGCGCCTAGAGCACGACCACGAAAAATCACGACTCGAGTCGATGCTTTCGCGCACTGCCGCGGAGCGCGACGTGTTCCGCAAGCAGTCGTCGGAGCACCAGATGCAGGCGGTCCGTGAGCGCGTGCTCTACGAGACGGCGGCAGCGGATTCCCCAGCGGCCATCGGCCTGTTCGACGCACGGCTCTGCTGCGTACGAGCGAACCCCGCGTTTGCCGCCTACTATGGCGTGATGTCTGCGGATCCGATCGGCCGTTCGGTCGAAGAATTGTTGCCGATGATCGGCGCCGAGCTGGCGCCGGCATTACGAAAGAAAGTGGAAGCGCCACTCTTTGGTGAAGCGATCGACCCGCGCCGCGGTTTTACGGTGCCGCTCGAGTTCAACGGTCGCCTGCACGAAGCGCGCTGCCATGTGTTGTTGAGCGAAGTCGGCGAACTGCGTGAGATTACCGTGGTGGTCGTGGAGAAGCACGCCAGCGTCGCCGCGCGCCGAGAGGGCGCTGACGGGCGTGCGGTCGGTGCAACCGGTGCGCCCGAGCCTCAGGCCGCGATCGCGATGATGCGCGCCCACGAGGCGTTTACCGTGGTGCGTGGCGGCATCGAGTTCCTCGAGGAAGAACCGGCTCGTCTTGCCCAGGGTTTGTAG
- a CDS encoding DPP IV N-terminal domain-containing protein, with amino-acid sequence MNSAIRFRHAIRQLSFALIAVVVAGPLRAQVGSTDYARAESMLGWNAAELVIDDAVVPHWTAVDRFWYRNRGIKGYEFLVVETATGAKRPLFDNARIAAELSLRADTALDPTKLPFRDLSLSPDARSVQVELSKRKFWTCDIVAYKCSGPDSIPWRRVSEVRSPDGKWVAYQRAGNLFVRAVGGGEETALTTDGTEDFGYAIANVGCCQQVTNVRQKTELRPYVLWSPDSKRLVTHKWDQRNVRLMHLLEVKSPAAVLHSYRYALPGDSVVPTFEYHIFDVERRTNVRVNTPPIDAVNTSCCWLSTDSVWKDVRWGAGGSELFFTVGKRGFHELSLLSADVRTGAVRTVLAERGKTFVETNQNSGGVPNWRPIATNREIVWWSERDGWGHLYLVDAATGAIKNRITSGDWMVSDLLWIDEAQRYAYFTARGREAGRDPLLRMLYRAHLDGSGVELLTPENADHAISLAPDGKSLLDVYSRPDSTPVSVLRLPTGAVIKELQRADISRLAATGWTMPTPFRAKARDGQTELLGLLFRPSKIVAGRKYPVIDYIYPGPQIGSTGGRQFTVQPGGEARALAELGFYVVQVDAMGTPGRSKAFHDAYYGNMGDNGIPDQIATIKQLAARYPEMDLDHVGIFGHSGGGFSSTDALLTYPEFFKVAVSSAGNHDQRSYDFTWGEKYQGLLKKLSDSTDSFDSQSNWRKAKNLRGKLLLAYGTLDDNVHPVATQLVIDELIKANKDFDLLVMPNRNHGFAAEPYMIRRTWDYFLRNLAGAVPPEGYVIKPRTP; translated from the coding sequence ATGAACTCGGCGATTCGTTTTCGTCATGCCATACGGCAGCTCTCCTTCGCGCTCATCGCTGTTGTCGTCGCCGGTCCGCTCCGCGCACAAGTCGGGTCTACCGACTATGCGCGCGCGGAGTCGATGCTCGGGTGGAATGCCGCCGAGTTGGTGATAGATGACGCGGTCGTGCCGCACTGGACCGCCGTCGATCGCTTTTGGTACCGCAACCGCGGCATCAAAGGATATGAGTTTCTCGTCGTCGAGACCGCGACCGGTGCCAAACGGCCGCTCTTTGACAACGCACGTATCGCGGCCGAGCTCTCGCTGCGTGCAGACACTGCGCTGGATCCCACGAAGCTGCCGTTCCGCGATTTGTCGCTCTCGCCCGATGCGCGGTCCGTGCAGGTTGAGCTGTCCAAGCGAAAGTTCTGGACCTGTGACATCGTGGCCTACAAGTGCAGCGGCCCCGATTCCATTCCGTGGCGCCGCGTGAGCGAAGTCCGGTCGCCCGACGGAAAATGGGTGGCCTACCAACGCGCCGGTAATCTTTTCGTGCGCGCGGTCGGTGGCGGGGAGGAGACGGCGCTTACCACTGACGGCACCGAAGATTTCGGCTATGCCATCGCCAATGTGGGCTGTTGCCAACAAGTCACGAACGTTCGTCAGAAAACGGAACTGCGGCCCTACGTGCTCTGGTCGCCGGATTCCAAGCGACTCGTCACACATAAGTGGGATCAGCGCAACGTCCGACTGATGCATCTGCTTGAGGTGAAGTCTCCCGCCGCCGTGCTCCATAGCTACCGGTACGCATTGCCCGGCGATTCGGTCGTGCCAACATTCGAGTATCACATCTTCGACGTGGAGCGCCGCACCAACGTGCGCGTGAACACGCCACCAATCGACGCTGTCAATACCTCCTGCTGCTGGCTGAGTACCGATTCCGTGTGGAAGGATGTGCGATGGGGGGCAGGGGGGAGTGAACTCTTCTTTACCGTCGGAAAACGCGGCTTCCACGAACTGTCGCTCTTGTCGGCCGATGTTCGCACGGGCGCGGTGCGCACGGTACTCGCCGAGCGCGGAAAGACGTTCGTCGAAACAAACCAAAACTCCGGCGGTGTTCCGAACTGGCGCCCCATTGCGACCAATCGTGAGATCGTATGGTGGTCGGAGCGTGACGGGTGGGGTCACCTCTATCTCGTAGACGCGGCCACCGGAGCGATCAAAAATCGGATCACCAGCGGCGACTGGATGGTCAGCGATCTGCTCTGGATTGATGAAGCACAACGGTACGCGTACTTCACCGCCCGCGGTCGCGAGGCCGGGCGTGATCCGCTGCTCCGAATGCTGTACCGCGCACATCTCGACGGCTCAGGCGTAGAACTGCTCACGCCCGAGAACGCGGATCACGCGATTTCGCTCGCCCCAGACGGCAAGTCGCTCCTCGACGTGTATTCGCGTCCCGATTCCACCCCCGTATCGGTTCTGAGGCTCCCCACCGGCGCTGTCATCAAAGAGTTGCAGCGCGCCGACATCAGCCGTCTCGCCGCCACAGGCTGGACCATGCCCACTCCGTTTCGCGCCAAGGCACGGGACGGCCAAACTGAACTGCTCGGCTTGCTCTTTCGTCCATCGAAGATCGTGGCGGGACGGAAGTATCCCGTCATCGATTACATCTACCCCGGCCCGCAGATCGGCTCCACGGGTGGGCGGCAGTTCACGGTGCAGCCGGGTGGCGAGGCGCGTGCGCTCGCTGAACTCGGCTTCTATGTGGTGCAGGTTGACGCGATGGGTACGCCCGGGCGCTCCAAGGCCTTCCACGATGCCTATTATGGCAACATGGGGGACAACGGCATCCCCGATCAAATCGCGACCATCAAGCAACTCGCGGCGCGGTATCCGGAAATGGACCTCGACCACGTCGGCATCTTCGGTCACTCCGGCGGCGGGTTCTCGTCGACGGACGCGCTGCTCACCTATCCGGAGTTCTTTAAAGTCGCCGTGTCGAGCGCCGGCAACCACGATCAGCGGAGTTACGATTTTACGTGGGGCGAAAAATATCAGGGGCTGCTCAAGAAATTGTCGGATTCCACCGACTCCTTCGACTCGCAGTCCAATTGGCGCAAAGCGAAGAATCTCCGAGGGAAACTGCTCCTCGCCTACGGCACCCTCGATGACAACGTGCATCCCGTGGCCACCCAACTGGTGATCGATGAGCTCATCAAGGCCAATAAGGACTTTGATCTGTTGGTCATGCCGAACCGCAATCACGGATTCGCGGCGGAGCCCTACATGATTCGCAGAACGTGGGACTACTTCCTCCGGAACCTCGCCGGCGCTGTGCCGCCGGAGGGATACGTGATCAAGCCTCGCACCCCGTAA
- a CDS encoding prolyl oligopeptidase family serine peptidase produces the protein MTRSLAHNRRAASWAHIGLALIAALPALLGAQQTIDRWLVLGPSPVVAPFGARSDSALLDATRPNFSTAWPAAGNSWSSPRGPALSWAPATGTVGAGEGLFAAAYVSVDRWTRIAYTLTGGDESSRRLWIDGRRAVGGTANLATGKHFVLVQRIGAAATAAQPLTLTMTPAVQGGALSVSLDPRHAPTFRELHNVVAVADVRLDDDARYVAVVSRWQDAEADRAASAMEIREVSNGHLLGEVRSGSPRDPVWSKQGRRLAFLVDGDRADAGGVDIMAWDPATGVTKRLLRAEPARSLVGWSADGEWLYYIGTAAPVQPDMPKPGEARRLTEVWQRMDDSPLKPHLFAVNVRQGTRFTVVGDSSFGVSGATLSPDGRLIAYARNAYSNVERPWLHAEVWTVDVATLVATRVLDLTKESFSAPAAIAWSPDSRAIAFCASTKELLRTESPTFSVYESALFATRLDRPALVHLSDAFVPNVGGGLGCSRLHWNAKDGRIYVPVDAGARTVPARTRRAVTSALESTTLEVMAVPGDVVTGADVAAGTMVLAIENPSSPASVHRMDLATGTTSALAQPNANALDGLDMPAAKNWSFKNTRGEDIESWYWLPPGFDSTRTYPMIVHYYGGTLPMKKNFEERLIWFAANGYVVLFMNPAGTPGYGQKFADYHINDWGFPAATDIIEGTERFTATHRYVDAQRVGNFGHSYGGFMTMHVLTRTKIFRTGIAIAGISNIANYWGAGASGYSYTDGTCPGCYPWNRKDVYVDRSPLFQADKITAPMLLIHGTDDSNVVPTESEQLFTALRMLGREVELVRVKGENHGINSRPSVEYLRDAMLLEWFDKQLKGQPEAWAARWAPAPKR, from the coding sequence ATGACTCGAAGTCTCGCCCACAACCGACGCGCGGCCAGTTGGGCGCACATCGGATTGGCACTGATCGCGGCGCTCCCAGCCCTGCTAGGCGCGCAGCAGACCATCGATCGGTGGCTCGTGCTGGGTCCGTCCCCAGTCGTCGCACCCTTCGGCGCGCGGAGCGATTCCGCCTTGCTCGACGCGACACGCCCCAACTTCTCCACGGCCTGGCCGGCCGCAGGAAACAGCTGGTCCTCGCCTCGTGGACCCGCGCTCTCGTGGGCGCCGGCAACGGGGACCGTCGGGGCAGGCGAGGGGCTGTTCGCCGCCGCCTACGTCAGCGTTGATCGGTGGACACGCATTGCATACACACTCACCGGTGGCGACGAATCATCTCGCCGACTCTGGATTGACGGTCGTCGCGCCGTCGGCGGCACCGCGAATCTCGCCACGGGAAAACACTTCGTACTCGTGCAGCGAATCGGTGCGGCCGCGACTGCCGCGCAGCCGCTGACCCTCACCATGACGCCAGCCGTGCAGGGGGGGGCGCTTTCCGTCAGCCTCGATCCACGGCACGCGCCAACCTTTCGTGAACTGCACAATGTCGTCGCGGTCGCCGACGTGCGCCTCGACGATGACGCGCGCTACGTCGCCGTCGTGTCGCGTTGGCAGGATGCCGAAGCGGACCGGGCCGCGAGCGCAATGGAAATTCGCGAGGTCAGCAACGGCCACCTGTTAGGCGAAGTCCGCAGTGGCAGTCCGCGCGATCCCGTCTGGTCGAAGCAAGGCCGACGCCTCGCCTTCCTCGTGGACGGTGATCGCGCCGACGCGGGTGGTGTGGACATCATGGCGTGGGATCCGGCCACCGGTGTCACAAAGCGCCTGCTGCGTGCTGAACCCGCACGTTCACTGGTGGGTTGGTCGGCAGACGGCGAGTGGCTGTACTACATCGGCACCGCCGCACCGGTGCAGCCCGACATGCCGAAGCCGGGTGAGGCACGACGCCTCACGGAAGTGTGGCAGCGCATGGACGACTCACCGCTCAAGCCGCATCTATTCGCCGTCAACGTGCGTCAAGGCACGCGCTTTACCGTGGTTGGCGATTCGTCGTTTGGCGTGTCAGGCGCCACGCTCTCGCCAGACGGGCGGCTGATTGCGTACGCGAGAAATGCGTACAGTAATGTGGAGCGCCCGTGGTTACACGCTGAAGTCTGGACGGTGGACGTTGCGACGCTCGTTGCGACGCGCGTACTCGACTTGACGAAAGAATCGTTCAGCGCGCCCGCAGCCATCGCGTGGTCTCCAGATTCCCGCGCCATCGCGTTCTGCGCCAGCACGAAAGAACTGCTGCGCACGGAGTCGCCCACCTTCTCGGTGTACGAAAGCGCACTCTTTGCCACGCGGCTCGATCGGCCGGCCCTTGTACATCTCAGCGACGCGTTCGTCCCCAACGTCGGGGGCGGGCTTGGCTGTTCACGCCTTCACTGGAACGCCAAGGATGGGCGTATCTATGTGCCCGTCGATGCCGGCGCGCGCACCGTGCCCGCGCGTACGCGCCGGGCGGTCACCTCAGCGCTCGAATCCACCACGCTCGAAGTCATGGCGGTGCCGGGTGATGTGGTGACTGGCGCTGACGTCGCCGCCGGCACCATGGTCCTGGCAATTGAAAATCCGTCATCCCCCGCGTCGGTCCACCGCATGGATCTCGCGACCGGCACGACGTCCGCGCTCGCGCAACCCAATGCGAATGCACTCGACGGCCTCGACATGCCCGCCGCAAAGAACTGGAGCTTCAAGAACACGCGTGGCGAGGATATTGAATCGTGGTACTGGCTCCCGCCAGGATTCGATTCCACCCGGACGTACCCGATGATCGTGCATTACTACGGCGGCACGCTGCCGATGAAAAAGAACTTCGAAGAACGCTTGATCTGGTTCGCCGCCAATGGATACGTGGTGCTCTTCATGAATCCAGCGGGCACGCCGGGCTACGGACAAAAGTTCGCGGACTATCACATCAATGACTGGGGTTTTCCCGCAGCCACGGACATCATCGAAGGCACCGAGCGATTCACCGCGACACACCGATATGTCGACGCGCAGCGCGTCGGGAACTTCGGCCATTCGTACGGTGGCTTCATGACCATGCACGTGCTGACGCGAACAAAAATCTTCCGGACCGGCATCGCGATTGCCGGCATCAGCAACATCGCGAATTATTGGGGTGCAGGCGCGTCAGGGTATAGCTACACCGATGGAACCTGTCCCGGCTGCTACCCCTGGAACCGCAAAGACGTGTATGTCGATCGCTCCCCGTTGTTTCAGGCCGACAAAATCACGGCGCCGATGCTCCTCATACACGGAACCGACGACTCCAACGTCGTCCCCACCGAATCAGAACAATTGTTCACGGCACTCCGAATGCTCGGACGCGAGGTCGAACTCGTGCGCGTGAAAGGTGAAAATCACGGAATCAACTCGCGCCCGAGCGTCGAATACCTGCGGGACGCAATGTTGCTCGAGTGGTTTGATAAACAACTCAAGGGGCAGCCAGAAGCGTGGGCGGCGCGATGGGCGCCCGCTCCCAAACGCTAA